A single window of Nicotiana tomentosiformis chromosome 1, ASM39032v3, whole genome shotgun sequence DNA harbors:
- the LOC104094987 gene encoding gibberellin 2-beta-dioxygenase 2 translates to MVVATPNTLRRGNKKPTPFGIPTIDLSEEKSKASEMIVKACEDYGFFKVTNHGVHKKVIARMEREAVDFFSRPVSQKRRAGPATPFGYGCKNIGFNGDKGDLEYILLEANPLSLSQRSKTISKDPYTFSCVANDYVSAVKNLACDILELVAEGLRIQDKSIFSKLISDSQNDSCFRINHYPPLTAPNHQQEFNHNWDPSPVEEDRRLHISPLPTVGSKSRIGFGEHTDPQILTILRSNDVNGLQICSHDGFWIPVPPDPNEFFVFVGDSFQALTNGRFTSVRHRVVAMNSWKTRMSMMYFAAPALDAWISAPPQIKNKSIIPTNNSNIYRPFTWGQFKQIVYSLRLADSRLDHFKNHTQ, encoded by the exons atggtagTGGCGACTCCAAATACGCTGAGGCGTGGTAACAAAAAACCCACACCTTTCGGGATTCCAACAATTGATTTGTCTGAGGAGAAGTCCAAGGCGTCTGAGATGATAGTGAAAGCATGCGAAGATTACGGTTTTTTCAAGGTAACAAACCACGGTGTTCACAAGAAGGTAATTGCAAGAATGGAAAGGGAAGCCGTGGACTTCTTTTCACGTCCGGTTTCTCAGAAGCGACGTGCTGGACCTGCAACTCCGTTTGGATATGGTTGCAAAAATATTGGCTTCAATGGCGATAAAGGTGATCTCGAGTATATTCTCTTGGAAGCCAATCCTCTTTCGCTTTCTCAACGCTCCAAAACCATCTCTAAAGACCCTTATACCTTCAG CTGCGTGGCAAACGATTACGTAAGTGCAGTTAAGAATCTGGCTTGCGACATTCTTGAATTGGTGGCGGAAGGTTTAAGGATCCAAGACAAGTCTATTTTTAGCAAACTCATAAGTGATTCCCAGAATGACTCTTGCTTCAGGATCAATCACTATCCACCACTCACTGCACCTAATCATCAACAAGAATTCAATCATAATTGGGACCCATCACCAGTAGAAGAAGATCGACGACTCCACATCTCTCCTCTCCCTACTGTTGGATCAAAATCAAGAATTGGATTTGGAGAGCATACTGACCCTCAGATATTGACCATCCTTCGATCAAATGACGTTAATGGCCTTCAAATCTGTTCCCATGACGGTTTCTGGATCCCCGTTCCTCCGGACCCCAACGAGTTCTTTGTTTTTGTCGGGGACTCCTTTCAG GCTTTGACGAATGGAAGATTTACAAGCGTGAGGCATAGGGTGGTGGCGATGAATTCATGGAAGACGAGAATGTCAATGATGTATTTTGCGGCTCCTGCACTTGACGCTTGGATAAGTGCTCCTCCTCAAATCAAGAATAAGAGTATTATCCCTACAAATAATAGTAATATCTACAGGCCTTTCACGTGGGGTCAGTTCAAACAGATTGTATATTCCTTGCGTCTTGCTGATAGTCGTCTCGATCATTTCAAGAATCACACCCAATGA